One genomic region from Flagellimonas oceani encodes:
- a CDS encoding methyltransferase domain-containing protein, with translation MSFFLNTTYRSDATELMDDFSMKGELLRDTLDKLGKINKWLGGNHVTLNGLRQLLKNQPKDKVLTIVDLGCGHGDILRLIADFGRKHNYSFELIGIDANQDAIEYADELSVAYEELSFRSVDVFSEEFRAMEYDIVLSTLFLHHLNEDEIHALLKEVTTKAKLGVVINDLHRSSTAYGLFRLLGLVISNHMIVQDGLTSILRAFKRKEIEQISSQLNLNSKISWKWAFRYQWLIKP, from the coding sequence ATGAGCTTTTTTTTAAACACCACATACAGAAGTGATGCCACAGAATTAATGGACGATTTTTCCATGAAGGGCGAATTGCTTCGCGATACTTTGGACAAGCTTGGAAAAATAAACAAGTGGCTGGGTGGCAACCATGTAACCTTGAATGGCCTTCGCCAACTCTTGAAAAATCAACCTAAGGACAAGGTATTGACCATCGTGGATTTGGGTTGTGGACATGGTGATATTTTGAGATTGATTGCAGATTTTGGACGAAAGCACAACTACTCCTTCGAACTTATTGGCATTGATGCGAACCAAGATGCTATCGAGTACGCCGATGAATTATCCGTGGCCTACGAAGAGCTATCATTTAGGAGTGTGGATGTTTTTTCAGAAGAGTTCCGAGCTATGGAGTACGATATTGTGCTTTCAACCTTGTTTTTGCATCATTTGAATGAAGATGAAATCCATGCCCTATTAAAGGAGGTGACCACAAAAGCCAAGCTGGGGGTGGTCATCAATGACCTACATCGCAGCAGCACGGCTTATGGATTGTTCAGATTATTGGGCCTTGTCATTTCCAACCACATGATTGTGCAGGACGGATTGACATCCATTTTAAGAGCCTTCAAGCGAAAGGAAATCGAACAAATATCAAGTCAACTTAACCTTAACTCTAAAATTAGTTGGAAATGGGCTTTCCGCTACCAATGGCTAATTAAACCTTAA
- a CDS encoding beta-ketoacyl-[acyl-carrier-protein] synthase family protein: MKHRVVITGIGVVAPNGVGIPQFTEALKDGTSGISFHPQLKELNFSCQIGGVPNITEELKSHYFTELQLRGFNSSGILYGCIAGIDAWKDAGFDKHPESELDYDSGLIFGTGTSGVDKFREAIYQLDDGNVRRLGSTVVLQTMGSGVSAYLGGMLGLGNQVTTNSSACTTGTEAVLMGYDRIASGKAKRMLVGSCSDYGPYVWGGFDAMRVMTYKHNDEPEKGSRPMSATASGFVPGSGAGALVLESLESAMERGATIYAEVLGGEVNSGGQRQGGTLTAPNPEAVQRCIKNALKNSGINPNEIDAINGHLTATSKDALEIENWTKGLGRNGDDFPFINSTKSLIGHCLAAAGAIECVASIVQIKEQFIAPNINCEDLHDEIKAMIAAAKVPTKSMNHQIDVVAKASFGFGDVNACVLFKRFKP; encoded by the coding sequence ATGAAGCATCGCGTCGTCATCACAGGAATCGGAGTAGTTGCACCAAACGGTGTGGGTATTCCACAATTCACGGAGGCTTTGAAAGATGGAACTTCCGGTATCTCGTTCCATCCACAATTAAAAGAACTCAATTTTTCGTGCCAAATAGGAGGTGTCCCAAACATCACGGAGGAATTGAAATCCCACTATTTTACAGAATTGCAGTTGCGGGGATTTAATAGTTCCGGCATTTTGTACGGTTGCATTGCCGGTATTGATGCATGGAAAGATGCTGGATTTGATAAGCATCCGGAGAGCGAGCTGGATTACGACTCAGGGCTTATTTTTGGGACAGGCACATCAGGCGTCGATAAATTCCGGGAAGCCATTTATCAACTGGATGACGGTAACGTAAGGCGTTTGGGCAGCACAGTTGTTTTGCAGACCATGGGCAGTGGTGTTAGCGCTTATTTGGGCGGTATGCTTGGGCTGGGCAATCAGGTGACTACAAATTCATCGGCCTGCACAACAGGTACGGAAGCTGTTTTAATGGGATACGACCGTATTGCGAGCGGAAAGGCGAAAAGAATGCTAGTAGGTAGTTGCAGCGATTATGGGCCCTACGTTTGGGGCGGGTTTGACGCCATGCGGGTGATGACTTACAAACATAACGACGAACCGGAAAAAGGCTCTAGGCCCATGAGTGCCACGGCATCCGGTTTTGTGCCAGGGAGTGGTGCGGGAGCTTTGGTGTTGGAATCCTTGGAATCTGCAATGGAACGTGGTGCGACGATTTATGCTGAGGTTTTGGGCGGAGAAGTCAACTCTGGAGGGCAGCGCCAAGGCGGCACCTTGACCGCACCAAATCCGGAGGCCGTGCAACGATGTATAAAAAATGCCTTGAAAAATTCAGGAATAAATCCGAATGAAATAGATGCTATCAACGGCCATCTGACCGCCACGTCCAAGGATGCCCTGGAAATTGAAAATTGGACCAAGGGATTGGGGAGAAACGGTGATGATTTTCCCTTTATCAATTCGACCAAATCATTGATTGGGCATTGCTTGGCCGCGGCGGGCGCTATTGAATGTGTGGCCAGCATTGTTCAAATTAAGGAACAGTTTATAGCGCCGAACATCAATTGTGAAGATCTCCACGACGAGATCAAGGCCATGATTGCTGCAGCGAAGGTGCCGACCAAATCCATGAATCACCAAATTGATGTGGTCGCCAAGGCCAGTTTTGGTTTCGGGGATGTGAATGCCTGTGTTTTATTTAAGCGATTTAAACCGTAA
- a CDS encoding type III polyketide synthase, which yields MAVKITSVAKQLPKYSRETKDILPYVELWLQGQEERFRRKVLKIFENAAVDKRYSIMAPEEVFLKTSFEEKNDIYTQESIKLAEKSLLKALQKGNLEPTDLDYIITVSCTGIMIPSLDAYLINRLKLKQDIVRLPVTEMGCAAGVSGILYAKNFLKANPNKRAAVIAVESPTATFQLDDYSMVNIVSAAIFGDGCASVILSSYEDEVGPEIKDEAMYHFYDAEHMMGFRLRNSGLQMVLDQSVPQTIADHFPDIIHPFLERNGLTIANVDHLVFHPGGKKIVQTVEDLFGALGKNIDDTKEVLRLYGNMSSATVLYVLERFMDRKLPKGDTGIMLSFGPGFSAQRILLEW from the coding sequence ATGGCAGTAAAAATCACCTCGGTTGCAAAGCAACTACCAAAATATAGCAGGGAAACCAAGGATATTTTACCTTACGTAGAGCTTTGGCTCCAAGGGCAAGAGGAACGCTTTAGGCGAAAAGTCCTTAAGATTTTTGAGAACGCCGCGGTGGATAAGCGCTATTCCATCATGGCGCCAGAAGAAGTGTTTTTAAAGACCTCATTTGAGGAAAAAAATGACATTTACACCCAAGAATCCATAAAATTGGCGGAAAAGAGCCTTTTGAAAGCTTTGCAAAAGGGGAATCTTGAACCAACGGATTTGGACTACATTATCACGGTGAGTTGCACCGGCATTATGATTCCTTCCTTGGATGCCTATTTGATCAACCGGTTAAAGCTGAAACAGGACATTGTGCGGTTGCCGGTAACCGAGATGGGGTGTGCTGCAGGAGTATCGGGGATTTTGTACGCTAAGAATTTTTTAAAGGCGAACCCCAACAAGCGGGCTGCCGTTATTGCGGTGGAATCGCCCACGGCAACGTTTCAGCTCGATGATTATTCGATGGTCAATATCGTGAGTGCAGCCATATTTGGTGATGGTTGTGCCAGTGTCATTTTATCATCTTACGAAGATGAGGTTGGTCCAGAAATCAAGGATGAAGCCATGTACCATTTCTATGATGCAGAGCATATGATGGGGTTTAGATTGAGGAATAGCGGTCTACAAATGGTCTTGGACCAGTCCGTTCCGCAGACCATTGCAGATCACTTCCCGGATATCATTCATCCTTTTTTGGAGCGTAATGGCCTAACCATTGCCAACGTGGATCATTTGGTGTTTCATCCAGGGGGCAAGAAAATTGTCCAAACGGTTGAGGATCTTTTCGGTGCCTTGGGGAAAAATATAGATGACACCAAAGAGGTTTTGAGATTGTACGGGAATATGAGCAGTGCTACGGTACTTTATGTGTTGGAACGATTTATGGACCGAAAATTACCAAAAGGAGATACGGGCATTATGCTCAGTTTTGGACCTGGGTTTTCTGCTCAGCGAATATTATTGGAGTGGTGA
- a CDS encoding NAD(P)/FAD-dependent oxidoreductase, producing the protein MTSQRFDVIIVGGGLAGLTSAIHLAKHQFQVLIIEKNSYPKHKVCGEYVSNEVLPYLNYLGFDPFEFGAQRISDFELTTHNNKTMKAKLPLGGFGISRYEMDFRLYRLALKHSVSVVEDTVVDVLFTDDMFQVQTKKGQSFTSKITIGAFGKRSNLDLKFQRNFISKKSPYLGVKIHVSGDFPKNKVALHNFKGGYCGVSKVEKEHINLCYITSYAAFKTYKDIDDFQDKVLFKNRALKEVFQHSNPEFEQPLTISQISFATKKPIENHMIMCGDSAGMIHPLCGNGMAMAIRSAHLASNLIIDYLQNKKQTRAELERKYATAWKRTFSFRLKVGHGIAYLFRQDWLAPKLLLVLRGMPFLIPSIIRITHGKPIQV; encoded by the coding sequence ATGACAAGTCAACGGTTTGATGTGATTATTGTAGGAGGCGGTTTGGCGGGTTTAACCAGTGCCATTCACTTGGCAAAACATCAATTTCAAGTTCTTATCATCGAAAAAAACAGTTATCCAAAGCATAAGGTCTGTGGGGAATACGTCTCAAACGAAGTATTGCCTTATCTCAACTATCTTGGTTTTGACCCTTTCGAATTTGGGGCCCAACGCATTTCTGATTTTGAGCTCACCACCCACAACAACAAAACCATGAAAGCCAAATTACCGTTGGGTGGATTTGGCATTAGTAGATACGAAATGGACTTTAGGCTGTATCGACTGGCACTAAAGCATAGTGTTTCGGTAGTTGAGGATACTGTGGTCGATGTCCTTTTTACGGATGATATGTTTCAGGTTCAAACCAAAAAAGGTCAAAGTTTTACCTCTAAAATCACTATTGGTGCCTTTGGAAAACGATCTAATCTGGACCTGAAGTTCCAGCGTAACTTCATCAGCAAAAAATCACCATACTTAGGGGTGAAAATTCATGTATCAGGAGATTTTCCCAAAAATAAGGTAGCACTTCATAATTTTAAAGGGGGATATTGTGGTGTTTCCAAGGTGGAGAAGGAACATATCAATCTATGCTATATCACCAGTTACGCAGCATTCAAAACGTACAAGGATATTGATGACTTCCAAGATAAGGTCTTATTTAAAAACAGGGCGCTCAAGGAGGTGTTTCAGCATTCAAATCCCGAATTTGAACAACCATTGACCATCAGTCAAATTTCCTTTGCGACCAAAAAGCCTATCGAAAATCATATGATCATGTGTGGGGATTCAGCCGGAATGATTCACCCATTGTGCGGAAATGGCATGGCCATGGCGATTCGAAGCGCACATTTGGCATCGAACCTTATTATTGACTATCTTCAAAACAAAAAACAAACGCGAGCAGAATTGGAGCGAAAATATGCTACGGCTTGGAAAAGAACATTCAGTTTTAGGTTAAAAGTGGGACATGGCATTGCCTATTTATTCCGACAAGATTGGTTGGCACCAAAATTACTGCTAGTTTTAAGGGGAATGCCTTTTTTAATACCGTCGATCATACGGATAACCCATGGTAAACCCATACAAGTTTAA
- a CDS encoding 3-hydroxyacyl-ACP dehydratase FabZ family protein — MEAEEIIALLPYQSPFLFVDGIETISEHHITGHYTFKEDEFFYEGHFKGNPITPGVILTECMAQIGLVCLGMYLVKDELRNSQKPQIALTSHQMDFYLPVLPGQKVIVHSEKEVFRFNKLKCKVKMLNEKEELVARGIISGMLKV; from the coding sequence ATGGAGGCAGAGGAAATCATAGCATTATTGCCCTATCAATCCCCATTTTTATTCGTGGACGGGATTGAGACCATTTCTGAACACCACATAACAGGGCACTATACCTTTAAAGAGGATGAATTCTTTTACGAAGGTCATTTTAAGGGCAACCCTATCACCCCGGGTGTAATTCTGACGGAATGTATGGCGCAGATCGGTTTGGTTTGTTTGGGTATGTATTTGGTTAAGGATGAGTTGAGGAACAGCCAAAAACCACAGATTGCCTTGACCTCCCATCAAATGGATTTTTATTTGCCCGTCTTGCCGGGCCAAAAAGTCATTGTACATTCCGAAAAGGAGGTATTTCGATTCAATAAATTGAAATGTAAGGTAAAAATGCTGAACGAAAAGGAGGAACTTGTGGCGAGAGGGATAATTTCGGGAATGTTGAAAGTATGA
- a CDS encoding vanadium-dependent haloperoxidase: protein MNTKLKLKYIGIAFSTLILFGCKGDKAQKGTEEMEQTVSKQPLGENNIAHKWSEIALLATANDTEKFNPRPTITSRFLGLTFVAIFDAWSRYDGKAIPVYLEGVDRRPQSEHTLENKQIAISYAAFRALNEYYYSDKELFNDFMVELGLDPNNESLDPNTPEGIGNLAAKAVIEARKGDGANQYGEEEGSNGKPYFNYTGYEPVNSANSNVDPNRWQPKYFSDGKGGKFAPACLTPFWDRVAPVSLKSGDQFRPGPPPKIGSEQLQKEVQEVVELQANLSDYQKALVEFMRDGPQSVQQAGHWLNFAQEVSKRDNHTLDQDVKMLFYNQVVAMDAFIASWDSKMYYDFARPFALVHEYYSGKTIKGWGGVGKGMIEMDGGQWRPYSPDTFLCPPFPSYTSGHSTISGGCAEALKLWTGSDKFGYETQLVAGALTEPDNLGDTITLKFPTFTETAQMAGISRVLGGYHIQSENIAGLELGIDVAREAWTFYKKHIGEE from the coding sequence ATGAATACGAAACTTAAACTGAAATATATTGGAATTGCTTTTTCCACCCTGATTCTTTTTGGTTGTAAGGGAGATAAGGCCCAAAAAGGAACAGAGGAAATGGAACAAACAGTGTCCAAGCAACCTTTGGGAGAGAACAATATTGCCCATAAATGGAGCGAGATAGCTTTGTTGGCAACGGCTAATGATACTGAAAAATTCAATCCAAGACCAACAATAACCTCACGATTTTTGGGATTGACCTTCGTGGCTATTTTTGATGCATGGAGCCGTTATGATGGGAAAGCGATACCGGTTTATTTGGAAGGTGTTGATAGGAGACCACAAAGTGAACATACGTTGGAAAATAAACAAATAGCCATAAGTTACGCGGCTTTTAGGGCTTTAAACGAATATTATTATTCGGACAAAGAACTTTTCAACGATTTTATGGTGGAGCTTGGGCTAGATCCAAATAACGAATCGTTGGACCCCAATACGCCCGAAGGAATCGGAAATTTGGCCGCAAAGGCAGTCATAGAGGCTAGAAAAGGGGACGGTGCCAATCAATATGGAGAAGAAGAAGGTTCCAACGGAAAACCGTATTTCAATTATACAGGGTACGAACCGGTAAATTCGGCGAATTCCAATGTCGACCCAAATCGCTGGCAGCCAAAATATTTTTCAGATGGCAAGGGGGGAAAGTTTGCTCCTGCCTGCCTAACTCCTTTTTGGGATAGGGTAGCACCGGTTTCCCTCAAGTCAGGGGATCAATTTCGTCCAGGACCGCCTCCAAAGATCGGTTCAGAGCAATTGCAAAAAGAAGTGCAAGAAGTTGTGGAGCTTCAGGCAAACCTTTCGGATTATCAAAAAGCGTTGGTGGAGTTCATGAGGGACGGCCCACAATCTGTCCAGCAGGCTGGCCACTGGTTGAATTTTGCCCAAGAAGTATCCAAACGGGATAATCACACCTTGGATCAAGATGTAAAAATGTTATTTTATAACCAAGTTGTTGCCATGGATGCATTTATTGCATCGTGGGACAGTAAAATGTATTATGACTTTGCCAGGCCGTTCGCTTTGGTTCATGAATATTATTCCGGGAAAACAATAAAAGGTTGGGGCGGGGTAGGTAAAGGTATGATTGAAATGGATGGTGGACAGTGGAGGCCCTATTCTCCGGATACATTTTTATGTCCTCCATTTCCGAGCTACACTTCTGGTCACAGTACCATTAGCGGCGGATGTGCCGAAGCACTAAAGCTTTGGACAGGTAGTGATAAATTCGGGTACGAGACCCAACTGGTTGCCGGGGCATTGACAGAGCCTGATAATTTAGGAGACACCATAACGCTGAAGTTCCCCACATTCACGGAAACAGCCCAAATGGCCGGTATTTCCCGTGTTTTAGGAGGGTATCACATTCAATCCGAGAATATTGCCGGATTGGAATTGGGCATAGATGTGGCAAGGGAAGCGTGGACATTTTATAAAAAACATATTGGTGAGGAATAA
- a CDS encoding enoyl-ACP reductase FabI — protein MKEFTDKNYWALILGGSSGLGLATAKKLAKHGMNICVVYRSPRMQEEAILEEFKVMEQEGVQCKAFNTDAFNPQKREALIQELKSILGNNHKIRAMVHSVAKGNLKPMVSDGESELKHDDFTLTIQAMGISLYDWTKEIFEAKLFASDARIVSFTSEGNSKAWRSYAAVSAAKVTLEAITRNIAFEFAPYGIRANCIQAGVTDTTSLRMIPGSEKIIQYTLKRNPNKRLTTPEDVANVVYLLTKDEAAWITGTVIPVDGGEHLV, from the coding sequence ATGAAAGAATTTACAGATAAAAATTATTGGGCCTTAATACTCGGCGGCAGTAGTGGACTGGGTCTGGCAACGGCAAAAAAATTGGCCAAACACGGCATGAACATTTGTGTGGTATATCGCAGTCCCCGAATGCAGGAAGAAGCAATTCTCGAAGAGTTTAAAGTGATGGAGCAAGAGGGCGTTCAGTGTAAAGCATTCAACACAGATGCTTTCAATCCCCAGAAAAGGGAGGCGCTGATCCAAGAATTGAAATCAATTCTGGGGAATAACCACAAGATACGCGCCATGGTGCACAGTGTTGCCAAGGGCAACCTAAAACCCATGGTATCGGATGGGGAATCGGAGCTAAAGCATGATGATTTTACCTTGACCATTCAAGCAATGGGCATTAGTTTGTACGATTGGACCAAAGAAATATTTGAAGCAAAGCTTTTCGCATCCGACGCTCGAATAGTCAGTTTTACCAGTGAAGGCAATTCCAAGGCATGGCGCAGCTACGCAGCTGTTTCTGCGGCGAAAGTGACCCTTGAGGCCATTACCAGAAATATAGCCTTTGAGTTTGCGCCCTACGGAATCAGGGCCAACTGTATCCAGGCAGGGGTAACGGATACGACATCTTTGCGCATGATTCCCGGAAGTGAAAAAATTATACAATATACCTTAAAACGAAATCCCAATAAACGTTTGACTACTCCTGAGGATGTGGCCAACGTTGTTTATTTGCTAACAAAGGACGAAGCCGCTTGGATTACGGGAACGGTGATTCCTGTGGATGGTGGCGAACACTTGGTGTAA